In Desulfovibrio sp. 86, the following proteins share a genomic window:
- a CDS encoding M16 family metallopeptidase — protein MRRFFSLVVLALVLVLSSTAQAASGETVRKDDRMLTRLPNGLTVYIVKDARFPLVATRLYVRTGSANEKPEQAGISHMLEHMVFKGTEHRPKGQVARDVEALGGYLNAATSFDKTWYMTDMPAAHWRTGMDVVKEMAFQPSLDPKELESEKEVVISELERDQDSPMSRLFESLQTSALQNTVYGRPIIGFKDTIRAVTAEDLRAYVRHWYQPQNMLLLVAGDIEPEAVLAYSQKLFGGLTNSGDLAETQPISLADASGGPRVEVVHGPWNKVYMGMAFPAPGLRDLRSVDLDVLCYLLGGDGTSELYRKFKYEKQMVDSIGMGNMSLARAGLVYLSAQLDVEKVEPFWRELTKDMAALKAESFKPEAIARARFNLEDNMDRAGETLNGLASWLGTVQFELGGEQAEMNQRFAQRNVDTAQLAQALQQWINPRQARVRVLAPEGAKLPDLEAILQQNWPGSDGDHAQKPRAMKAGEREVVQLGEGRTLILLPDATVPYVAMDMMLPGGNALLKPNQQGLAGLTARALTTGSGKLDAQAMERFFADRAAAIDASAGLQSFTLSITGPARFNADYFSMLTEVLHSPRFEEKEIRREADSMKAAIRQRADRPTSYLFSRLNGFLFPGGQPYGYDGLGSTEILDRLTGKEVRAFWQEQLGQPWVLSVAGDFDREAVLAFARSLPVPKTHIAAPGAPVWGQDKKLDLHLPGRNQAHVLQTFKAVPPTHEDAPALMLLQSVLSGQSGLLFSQLRDVEGLGYTVTAFYRSMPEAGMMAFYIGTTPDKVEQAQKGFAKIIGDIREKPLSAALLEAGANRLLGAYYRDRQSLGSRAADAASDALLGRPYDFERQLIEKAAKLTPAQVQAVAKKYLDEADVYNLVLLP, from the coding sequence ATGCGGCGCTTTTTCTCATTGGTGGTTCTGGCTCTCGTGCTGGTTCTGTCATCAACGGCCCAGGCGGCCAGTGGCGAGACGGTTCGCAAAGACGACCGGATGCTCACACGTCTGCCCAACGGGCTTACAGTCTATATTGTCAAGGATGCGCGTTTCCCCCTGGTGGCCACGCGCCTTTATGTCCGTACCGGATCGGCCAATGAAAAGCCTGAGCAGGCGGGCATAAGCCATATGTTGGAGCATATGGTTTTCAAGGGAACCGAGCACAGGCCCAAAGGCCAGGTTGCCCGCGATGTTGAGGCTCTTGGCGGTTACCTCAACGCTGCGACCAGCTTTGACAAGACCTGGTATATGACCGACATGCCTGCCGCGCACTGGCGCACAGGCATGGATGTGGTCAAGGAAATGGCCTTCCAGCCTTCCCTTGATCCCAAGGAGCTGGAATCGGAAAAAGAGGTGGTTATTTCCGAACTGGAGCGCGATCAGGATTCGCCCATGAGCAGGCTGTTTGAAAGCCTGCAAACGTCGGCGCTGCAAAACACGGTTTATGGCCGCCCCATCATCGGTTTCAAGGACACCATCCGCGCCGTGACGGCGGAAGACCTGCGCGCCTATGTGCGGCACTGGTATCAGCCGCAGAACATGCTGCTCCTTGTGGCGGGCGATATTGAACCGGAAGCGGTGCTGGCCTATAGCCAGAAACTTTTTGGCGGGCTGACCAACAGCGGCGATCTCGCCGAAACGCAGCCCATAAGCCTGGCCGACGCTTCGGGCGGCCCCCGCGTGGAGGTTGTCCACGGCCCCTGGAACAAGGTGTATATGGGAATGGCCTTTCCGGCGCCCGGACTGCGCGACCTGCGGTCTGTCGATCTCGACGTGCTTTGCTATCTTTTGGGCGGCGACGGCACCTCGGAACTGTACCGCAAGTTCAAGTATGAAAAGCAGATGGTGGACAGCATCGGCATGGGCAACATGAGCCTTGCGCGGGCCGGGCTTGTGTATCTGAGCGCGCAGCTCGATGTGGAAAAGGTGGAGCCTTTCTGGCGCGAACTGACCAAGGATATGGCGGCGCTCAAGGCTGAAAGCTTCAAGCCCGAAGCCATCGCGCGCGCCAGGTTCAACCTTGAAGACAACATGGACCGCGCCGGTGAAACGCTCAACGGCCTGGCTTCGTGGCTGGGCACCGTGCAGTTTGAACTGGGCGGCGAACAGGCAGAAATGAACCAGCGTTTTGCCCAGCGCAATGTAGATACGGCCCAGTTGGCGCAAGCGCTGCAACAGTGGATCAATCCACGGCAGGCCCGTGTGCGCGTGTTGGCCCCAGAGGGCGCGAAGCTGCCTGACCTTGAGGCCATTTTACAGCAAAACTGGCCAGGATCCGATGGCGACCATGCGCAAAAGCCCCGCGCCATGAAGGCGGGCGAGCGCGAAGTGGTGCAACTGGGCGAAGGCCGCACCCTTATTCTTCTGCCCGACGCAACCGTGCCCTATGTGGCCATGGATATGATGCTGCCCGGCGGAAACGCGCTCCTCAAGCCCAACCAGCAAGGACTCGCCGGTCTCACGGCCCGCGCCCTGACAACGGGCAGCGGCAAGCTGGATGCCCAGGCCATGGAACGCTTCTTTGCTGACCGGGCGGCAGCCATCGACGCCAGCGCCGGGCTGCAAAGCTTCACCCTGTCCATCACCGGCCCGGCGCGTTTCAACGCGGACTATTTTTCCATGCTGACAGAAGTGCTGCACAGCCCGCGCTTTGAAGAAAAAGAAATTCGCCGTGAGGCCGACAGCATGAAAGCCGCCATCCGGCAACGTGCCGACAGGCCCACGTCATACCTGTTTTCACGACTCAACGGTTTTCTTTTCCCAGGGGGGCAGCCCTACGGCTATGACGGCCTCGGCAGCACGGAAATTCTGGATCGTCTGACCGGCAAGGAAGTACGCGCTTTCTGGCAGGAACAGCTGGGGCAGCCGTGGGTTCTTTCCGTTGCGGGCGATTTTGACCGCGAAGCTGTGCTGGCCTTTGCACGCTCCCTGCCCGTACCGAAAACGCATATTGCCGCGCCCGGCGCTCCCGTATGGGGACAGGACAAAAAGCTTGATCTGCATTTGCCCGGCCGCAACCAGGCCCATGTGTTGCAGACGTTCAAGGCCGTGCCGCCGACCCATGAGGACGCGCCTGCCCTCATGCTGCTCCAGTCTGTCCTTTCGGGCCAGAGCGGGCTGCTGTTCAGCCAGTTGCGTGATGTGGAGGGACTGGGCTACACGGTGACGGCGTTTTACCGCAGTATGCCTGAGGCGGGTATGATGGCTTTTTATATTGGCACCACGCCGGACAAGGTGGAGCAGGCCCAAAAAGGCTTTGCCAAGATAATTGGCGACATCAGGGAAAAACCTTTGTCTGCGGCGCTGCTGGAAGCCGGGGCCAACCGGCTGCTGGGCGCGTACTACCGTGACCGGCAGAGCCTTGGATCACGGGCGGCGGATGCTGCCAGCGACGCCTTGCTGGGGCGGCCCTATGATTTTGAGCGGCAGCTCATAGAAAAAGCCGCAAAGCTGACCCCGGCCCAGGTGCAGGCAGTGGCGAAAAAGTACCTGGACGAGGCCGATGTCTACAACCTTGTACTGTTGCCCTGA